One stretch of Chitinophagales bacterium DNA includes these proteins:
- the rpsG gene encoding 30S ribosomal protein S7, which translates to MRKRKPQKRYYQPDPRFKDENVTFFVNNLMLDGKKTVAYKIFYDAVDFASEKSGEDGYELWKQALENISPGVEVKSRRIGGATFQIPIEVRPARKRSVGMKWLIRYSRLRNGKSMSEKLGNEIMAAAKGEGAAVKKKEDTHRMAEANKAFSHFKF; encoded by the coding sequence ATGAGAAAAAGAAAACCGCAAAAACGTTATTATCAGCCAGATCCAAGGTTTAAAGACGAAAACGTAACATTTTTTGTTAACAATTTAATGTTAGACGGCAAAAAAACAGTAGCCTACAAAATATTTTATGATGCTGTAGATTTTGCTTCAGAAAAATCTGGCGAAGATGGATACGAATTATGGAAACAAGCATTAGAGAATATCTCTCCGGGTGTAGAAGTAAAAAGTAGAAGAATAGGTGGTGCTACGTTCCAAATTCCAATAGAAGTACGTCCTGCCAGAAAGCGTTCAGTAGGAATGAAATGGTTAATTAGATATTCTCGTTTAAGAAACGGAAAATCTATGTCAGAAAAATTAGGAAACGAAATTATGGCAGCAGCTAAAGGAGAAGGTGCCGCAGTTAAGAAAAAAGAAGATACGCACAGAATGGCAGAAGCTAACAAAGCATTCTCTCATTTCAAATTTTAG
- a CDS encoding 30S ribosomal protein S12 yields MPTIQQLVRKGRKTIKSKSNSRALDSCPQRRGVCTRVYTTTPKKPNSALRKVAKVRLTNGIEVIAYIPGEGHNLQEHSIVLIRGGRVKDLPGVRYHIVRGALDTSGVEGRLQSRSKYGAKRPKPGQAAPAKKKK; encoded by the coding sequence ATGCCTACAATTCAACAATTAGTAAGAAAAGGAAGGAAAACGATTAAGAGTAAAAGCAATTCACGTGCCCTTGATTCATGCCCTCAAAGAAGAGGTGTGTGTACAAGAGTATATACTACTACGCCTAAAAAACCTAACTCTGCACTACGTAAAGTAGCTAAGGTTAGATTAACTAACGGCATAGAAGTAATTGCTTATATTCCGGGAGAAGGACACAACTTACAGGAACACTCTATAGTATTAATTAGAGGAGGAAGAGTAAAAGATTTACCTGGTGTGCGTTATCATATAGTAAGAGGTGCATTAGATACATCTGGAGTTGAAGGTAGATTACAATCAAGATCAAAATATGGTGCTAAACGTCCTAAACCGGGACAAGCGGCTCCAGCAAAAAAGAAAAAATAA